In Phycisphaerae bacterium RAS1, the genomic window GCCCGACGGTTCGCTCAACCAGCGCAATCATCTGCGCGTAGGCGTTCGCGTCGCGAATGTCGTACCCGGCGGCGAAGACGTGGCAGGTGTCGATGCAGACGCCGACGCGGGCGGCGTTTCGCACGCCGGCGATCATCTCCGCCAGCTCCTCAAACGTGCGGCCGAGCGTGCTGCCCTGGCCGGCAGTCGTTTCGAGCAGCAGCCGCGAACGCGATGCGGGCGTGGCGTCGAAGATGCGGTTGATCGCCGCGCTGACGCGCCGAATCGCGTCCGGGATCGGCGCGCCGACCGCCGCTCCGGGGTGCACGACGAGGTAGGGGATGGCGAGCAGGTCGCAGCGCTGCAGCTCGTCCGCCAGCGCCCGGCGGCTTTTTTCGTAGAGGGCGTCGTCCGCCGAAGCGAGGTTGATCAGGTAGCTTGCGTGCGCGACGACCGGGCCGAAACCGTCGGCCGGCAGCGCGGCGTGCCAGGCGTCGATGGCGTCCTTCCTGAGCGGCGCCGCGGCCCATTGCCGCTGGTTCTTGACGAACACCTGAACGGTGTCGAATGTCAGGCGGCGGGCTTCGGCGATTGCCAGATGCAGGCCGCCGGCCACGGAAAGGTGCGAGCCGAAGCGGTGCCGTCGTGTCTTTTTGACGCTGGCCATCCGAGGCTATGTAATAGCGGGGTGGGCACGGGTCAAAGGGGCCGAGTGCTGCCGGAAACCGCTTATCCCGTCGTCGGCCGTCTTGCGCCGCTGATTCTCGCCTCGGCCAGTCCGCGGCGGCGTGAACTGCTGAGCGCGGCGGGAATCGTGTTTGAAGTCATCGTGTGCGAGCTGCGCGAACCAAGCGCCCGCCCCGCGCACGTGAGCGCCCGCGCCTGGGCGCTGGCGCTGGCCTATTTCAAGGCTCGCGCCGTGGCGGAGCGGCGCCCGGGCCGCTGGGTGCTGGCGGCCGACACGGTCGTTGATTGCGACGGCGAACTCATGGGCAAAGCGGCCGACGCGCGTGACGCGCGGCGGATGCTGCTGAAACAGGCGGGGCGGCGAAGCGAAGTCATCACCGGCGTCTGCCTCGTGCGCGAGGAGGGCGCCGCGCCGCGGCGCAGCTTCACGCTGGCCTCGACCGGCGTGTGGATGCGGCGCGATCCGGCGCGGATCGACGCCTACGTGGCGTCGGAGCAGTGGCGCGGCAAGGCGGGCGCTTATGGAATACAGGACGTGGGCGACCACCTCGTGGAGCGGATCGACGGCAGTTTCTCGAACGTGGTGGGGCTGCCGGTCGAACGGGTGCTTGCGCTGCTCGAGCGCATCGCCGGCCGCTGAAACGGGATGCGCGATCTGCGCTCGATTGCCGTGCCGGCGGCACTCCTCATAAAAGTGGTTTGCACCCGCCCACACGGATATGATAGCTAACACCGAATGGTCGCCGGCCGCCCGGCCGATACCGTGAGTTGAATCATGAAGGCGCGTGGTCGGCGGCGAAGCGGGGGTGCCGCGTTGAACGCACGAGGACGTGACGTAATGCCAGCTCGCACTGAATCCGCGCTCGGCGACTACCTCAAGCAGATCAAGCGCTTCAACCTGCTCACCGCCGAAGAAGAACGCGAGCTGGGCTACCGCATCCGCGCCGCCCAGGATTGCGACATGCGCCTGGCGCGCGGCGAGATGTCGCTGCATGATCGCGACAAGCTGCAGCAGGACGCCGCCGAAGCCCGCGACCGCATGATCCAGGCGAATTTGCGGCTGGTCATCTCCGTCGCCAAGAATTTCCGCAACCGCGGGCTGCCGATGGAGGACCTCGTGAACGAGGGCAACGTCGGCCTGATGAACGCGGTCGATCGCTTCGACCCCGACGTCGGCTCGCGTTTCAGCACCTACGCGGGCTACTGGATTGACCAGGCCATCCGCCGCGCCGTGCAGAACGCGCAGCAGATGATCCACATCCCCAGCTACCTGATGGAGCAGATCGGCCAGATGCGCCTGGCGATGCGGCGGCTGGAGGAGTCGCTCGGCCGCCCGCCGACGACGCAGGAGCTGGCCGTGCATCTGGAGATCACCGATCGCAAGGCGGGGGTGATTCTGCAGGCGATCCGGGCGGCGTCGACGCGTTCGCCGGGCGGCTCGGCCGACGGCGAGAATGCGCTGGAGCAGTCGATCGCCGACCCGCGCACGCCGCCCCCGTTTGAGCAGGTCTTCAGCGAATCGGACGCGGACTTCGTGGCCCACATGCTCGAGCGCATCACGGACCGTGAGGCGCTGGTGCTGAAGCTGCGTTACGGCCTGTCCGTGCAGGGCGGGCGGAAGATGACGCTCAAGGAGATCGGCGACGAGGTGGGGCTGACGCGCGAGCGCGTGCGGCAGATTGAGAAAGAGGCCAAGCGGAAGCTCGAAGAGTACGTCAAAGAGTATCTCTAGCTTAGCTAGTCACGGTGCTTTCATCTTAGTTGGGTGGGACGGGCGTCTCGCCCGTCGCGCGGGACGGGCGAGACGCCCGTCGCACCCAAATGTTCACAGCCTCAGACGCGTGTCCCACCCAGCCGCGTCTGTCAGGCGTAAAACCGGCCGATCTGCTCCGC contains:
- the sigA_2 gene encoding RNA polymerase sigma factor SigA; translation: MPARTESALGDYLKQIKRFNLLTAEEERELGYRIRAAQDCDMRLARGEMSLHDRDKLQQDAAEARDRMIQANLRLVISVAKNFRNRGLPMEDLVNEGNVGLMNAVDRFDPDVGSRFSTYAGYWIDQAIRRAVQNAQQMIHIPSYLMEQIGQMRLAMRRLEESLGRPPTTQELAVHLEITDRKAGVILQAIRAASTRSPGGSADGENALEQSIADPRTPPPFEQVFSESDADFVAHMLERITDREALVLKLRYGLSVQGGRKMTLKEIGDEVGLTRERVRQIEKEAKRKLEEYVKEYL
- the nfo gene encoding Endonuclease 4, which gives rise to MASVKKTRRHRFGSHLSVAGGLHLAIAEARRLTFDTVQVFVKNQRQWAAAPLRKDAIDAWHAALPADGFGPVVAHASYLINLASADDALYEKSRRALADELQRCDLLAIPYLVVHPGAAVGAPIPDAIRRVSAAINRIFDATPASRSRLLLETTAGQGSTLGRTFEELAEMIAGVRNAARVGVCIDTCHVFAAGYDIRDANAYAQMIALVERTVGLESIRCWHLNDSRGALGSRVDRHEHIGKGCIGDAGFANVLSDPRFFGLPMILETPKEQDSRGRDWDAVNLKRLISRAK
- the yhdE gene encoding Maf-like protein YhdE; protein product: MLPETAYPVVGRLAPLILASASPRRRELLSAAGIVFEVIVCELREPSARPAHVSARAWALALAYFKARAVAERRPGRWVLAADTVVDCDGELMGKAADARDARRMLLKQAGRRSEVITGVCLVREEGAAPRRSFTLASTGVWMRRDPARIDAYVASEQWRGKAGAYGIQDVGDHLVERIDGSFSNVVGLPVERVLALLERIAGR